From the Maioricimonas rarisocia genome, one window contains:
- a CDS encoding NYN domain-containing protein translates to MSDEPLIAVFIDFENLAIGVRQMKAGKFQIPLVLKRLLEKGRIVYKRAYCDWSNYRDAVVEFHGQGVELIDIPQSKASGKNSADIRMVVDAIDLCYSKEHIDIFALISGDSDFSPLVSKLKENNKRVIGCGVKISTSDLLIANCDEFIYYDDLIRSAKKSPPREKSAESDDTGQESTDRVLEVLDSVEQDYDPLWGSTLKQAIRRVYPGFSESYYGFGSFSELLEDLADQGLIDLDYDESRGNYKVRRLKSTTKPRRKR, encoded by the coding sequence ATGTCCGACGAACCCCTGATCGCCGTTTTCATTGATTTCGAGAACCTCGCGATCGGTGTCCGACAGATGAAAGCGGGCAAGTTCCAGATTCCGCTCGTGCTCAAACGGCTGCTCGAGAAGGGGCGCATCGTCTACAAACGCGCCTACTGCGACTGGAGCAACTACCGGGACGCGGTTGTAGAATTCCACGGCCAGGGGGTGGAACTGATCGACATCCCGCAGAGCAAGGCCAGCGGTAAGAACAGTGCCGACATCCGCATGGTCGTCGACGCCATCGATCTGTGCTACTCGAAGGAGCACATCGACATCTTCGCGTTGATCTCCGGCGACAGTGACTTCTCGCCGCTGGTGTCGAAGCTGAAAGAGAACAACAAGCGGGTGATTGGCTGTGGCGTGAAGATCTCGACGTCGGATCTGCTCATCGCGAACTGCGACGAATTCATCTATTACGATGACCTGATCCGGTCGGCGAAGAAATCACCACCGCGGGAGAAATCGGCCGAATCGGACGATACCGGGCAGGAGTCGACCGATCGCGTTCTCGAAGTGCTTGATTCGGTCGAGCAGGATTACGATCCGTTGTGGGGATCGACGCTCAAGCAGGCGATCCGCCGGGTGTATCCGGGGTTCAGCGAATCGTACTACGGGTTCGGAAGCTTTTCGGAACTGCTCGAAGACCTGGCCGACCAGGGGCTGATCGACCTGGATTACGACGAAAGCCGCGGGAATTACAAGGTTCGTCGTCTGAAGTCGACGACGAAGCCGCGTCGCAAACGCTAG
- a CDS encoding OprO/OprP family phosphate-selective porin, protein MTRTRAIATAILTVLIGAGTGSALFAEDAPLASGGDSAVWAADATGPFADDASHSAEGAEPAGYYDMPEPPAEDPLAELQQKFDALASEWEDHKEELDKKAADAKKKPTFHIGGRIHLDYWSFPHASPGIGFFEHSDPGDADFGADPEDAFRFRRIRLEMRGDILETMNYRLQIDFAAPGVGEMKDVWVGFKELPGNQDLRIGNQKRPLGLDHLNSSRFNVFLERPFVIETFNSDARRLGITMYGNNSDDSLGWAYGVYNLENIKSDGEYRGDSLQLSGNARLFGSPWYDQTSGGRGYWHWGIAGMVARPDGDSGPVDENSNEARFNTRPEARSESSWLDTGRIAGAEWYEILGFESIVNVGPVQVTGEYQLNWVQRDNTGPDLFYHGAYIYVGYFLTGEHIPYNRGSGTIGRVKPFENFFLVDRCFGGHGTGWGAWQVAARYSYLDVSDADVLGGVGHSITGALNWHWTAYSKLQMNAIYGEIDEHAAVGGFTEGDYFIFGARVAIDF, encoded by the coding sequence ATGACACGCACTCGAGCCATTGCCACGGCAATTCTGACAGTTCTGATCGGCGCCGGTACGGGATCGGCCCTGTTCGCGGAGGATGCGCCACTGGCATCCGGAGGCGACTCTGCGGTATGGGCCGCTGATGCCACCGGTCCCTTTGCGGACGACGCCTCTCACAGCGCCGAGGGTGCAGAGCCGGCCGGGTACTACGACATGCCCGAGCCGCCGGCTGAAGATCCGCTGGCCGAGCTGCAGCAGAAGTTCGACGCTCTGGCCTCCGAGTGGGAAGACCACAAGGAGGAGCTGGACAAGAAGGCGGCGGATGCGAAGAAGAAACCGACCTTCCACATCGGCGGTCGAATTCACCTGGACTACTGGAGCTTCCCGCACGCGAGCCCGGGGATCGGATTTTTCGAGCATTCGGACCCGGGAGACGCGGATTTCGGAGCTGATCCGGAGGATGCATTTCGCTTTCGCCGGATCCGGCTGGAGATGCGGGGAGACATTCTCGAGACGATGAATTACCGGCTGCAGATCGACTTCGCCGCTCCGGGCGTCGGAGAAATGAAGGACGTCTGGGTCGGGTTCAAGGAACTGCCGGGCAATCAGGATCTGCGGATCGGAAACCAGAAGCGCCCGCTCGGCCTGGACCATCTGAACAGCAGCCGTTTCAACGTCTTCCTCGAGCGTCCGTTCGTGATCGAGACGTTCAACTCCGATGCCCGCCGGTTGGGCATCACGATGTACGGCAACAATTCCGACGACAGCCTGGGCTGGGCGTACGGTGTCTACAATCTGGAAAACATCAAGAGCGACGGCGAGTACCGGGGCGACAGCCTGCAGCTGAGTGGTAATGCCCGGCTGTTCGGCAGTCCGTGGTACGATCAGACGTCAGGCGGACGAGGCTACTGGCACTGGGGCATTGCAGGAATGGTGGCCCGTCCGGATGGTGACAGCGGACCGGTCGACGAGAACTCGAACGAAGCCCGATTCAACACACGTCCCGAAGCCCGGTCAGAAAGTTCGTGGCTCGATACCGGCCGCATCGCGGGTGCCGAGTGGTACGAGATTCTCGGCTTCGAGTCGATCGTCAATGTTGGACCTGTGCAGGTGACCGGCGAGTACCAGTTGAACTGGGTGCAGCGGGACAATACCGGGCCGGACCTGTTCTATCATGGTGCCTACATCTACGTCGGCTACTTTCTGACCGGCGAGCACATTCCCTACAACCGCGGCAGCGGAACGATCGGCCGGGTCAAGCCGTTCGAGAACTTCTTCCTGGTCGACCGGTGCTTTGGCGGTCACGGTACGGGCTGGGGAGCGTGGCAGGTCGCGGCCCGCTACTCGTACCTGGACGTCTCGGATGCCGACGTACTTGGCGGAGTGGGGCATTCGATTACCGGGGCGCTGAACTGGCACTGGACGGCGTACTCGAAGCTGCAGATGAATGCGATCTACGGCGAGATCGACGAGCACGCGGCCGTCGGCGGATTCACCGAGGGGGATTACTTCATCTTCGGTGCCCGCGTTGCGATCGACTTCTGA
- a CDS encoding sulfatase-like hydrolase/transferase, which produces MSGRLPFFFASGPATCHSPFPVIAPLLILLLTACISRAEPAADPPPNILIITADNLGYGDLVSYNPDSPILTPRLDQLAEQGTRLTAFYTASPTCTVSRASLLTGRIPQRHGLIDQLAGVAGNYGIGLDHDEILIPQILSRAPTPYVAGCFGKWNIGFAPGSRPTERGFDEFLGHASGNCDYYRHNYREKHDLYRGTEKLHREGKYTTDLFADAAIDFIQRHTAADRPWFCYLPFNAPHFPVAGNKPPGEPNIWQAPDRAFDAYEFGPDETDPYRRYMAVVTALDEAIGRVLDVLDDAEVAENTFVFFMSDNGAFRLGREGLDVGSNEPLRHGGVTCWEGGLRVVAMARWPGHIPPGTVVDQPLWSPDLLIASAELAGAPLPDDRTFDGRNPLPVLTEGAPSPHESLVFQYRRHAALRQGNWKIVRERPDQPWQLYNLASDPAEAHDLAESHTDRVRGLTEAFSGWQRSF; this is translated from the coding sequence ATGAGTGGCCGACTACCATTTTTCTTCGCAAGCGGACCGGCGACCTGCCACAGTCCGTTCCCGGTCATCGCCCCGCTCCTGATCCTGCTGCTGACAGCCTGCATCAGCCGCGCTGAACCAGCGGCCGATCCCCCTCCCAACATCCTCATCATCACCGCCGACAACCTCGGCTACGGCGACCTGGTCAGCTACAACCCCGACTCTCCAATCCTCACGCCGCGGCTCGATCAGTTGGCAGAGCAGGGGACCCGGCTGACCGCCTTCTACACCGCTTCTCCCACCTGCACCGTCTCCAGAGCTTCGCTGCTGACCGGTCGCATTCCCCAGCGGCACGGCCTGATCGATCAGCTTGCCGGCGTCGCAGGCAATTACGGCATCGGTCTCGACCACGATGAAATCCTCATCCCGCAGATTCTCAGTCGTGCCCCCACGCCGTATGTGGCCGGCTGCTTCGGCAAGTGGAACATCGGGTTCGCTCCCGGCTCCCGCCCGACCGAGCGCGGCTTCGACGAGTTCCTCGGACATGCGTCCGGCAACTGCGACTACTACCGCCACAATTACCGCGAGAAGCACGACCTCTACCGCGGCACCGAGAAGCTCCACCGCGAAGGGAAGTACACAACCGACCTCTTCGCCGATGCCGCGATCGACTTCATCCAGCGTCACACCGCTGCCGATCGCCCATGGTTCTGTTACCTGCCGTTCAACGCCCCCCACTTTCCCGTCGCCGGCAACAAGCCGCCGGGAGAACCGAACATCTGGCAGGCTCCCGACCGGGCCTTCGACGCGTACGAGTTCGGACCGGATGAGACCGATCCCTACCGTCGATACATGGCCGTGGTGACGGCACTCGACGAGGCGATCGGCCGCGTCCTCGATGTGCTGGACGATGCAGAAGTCGCCGAGAACACCTTCGTCTTCTTCATGTCCGACAACGGCGCGTTTCGCCTGGGTCGCGAAGGTCTCGACGTCGGCTCCAACGAGCCGCTCCGCCACGGCGGCGTCACCTGCTGGGAAGGAGGCCTCCGCGTTGTCGCCATGGCCCGCTGGCCCGGACACATCCCCCCCGGCACCGTCGTTGACCAGCCGCTCTGGTCCCCCGACCTGCTGATCGCCTCAGCCGAGCTGGCCGGCGCGCCTCTTCCGGATGACCGCACATTCGACGGCCGCAACCCGCTGCCGGTCCTTACCGAGGGCGCCCCGTCGCCGCACGAATCGCTCGTCTTCCAGTACCGTCGGCACGCGGCACTCCGTCAGGGAAACTGGAAGATCGTCCGCGAACGGCCGGACCAGCCCTGGCAGCTTTACAACCTCGCCAGCGACCCGGCCGAAGCACACGACCTCGCCGAATCCCACACCGATCGCGTGCGTGGCCTGACCGAAGCGTTCTCCGGCTGGCAACGCTCGTTCTGA
- a CDS encoding non-reducing end alpha-L-arabinofuranosidase family hydrolase — MPRFNPSAVGLAILTCLLQSGAAVDTAMAADDLVPAQWEYTAPLIEPEDRDSERSHAQKDPTVVFHDGLWHVFMTVKLQGRSAIEHCSFARWEDANRSDRTILSISDSDYYCAPQVFYFTPHRKWYLIYQMGVPGQKKMWVACSTTDDITDPQSWTQARPILDGGPDDPREVGGLDYWIICDDERAYLFFTSLDGRMWRMWTPISEFPNGFDHCQVALKDRIFEASHTYRLEGQDRYLTIIEQNGRRYFKAYVADRLDGPWTPIADSAKRPFASWHNIRPAAGVDRWTDNVSHGELIRAGSDERLVVDPDNLQFVFQGMLERDKSKRGYGAYSWRIGMLRPISSDAAAPE, encoded by the coding sequence ATGCCCCGGTTCAACCCGTCCGCTGTCGGCCTCGCAATCCTGACCTGTCTCCTGCAGTCCGGTGCGGCAGTCGACACCGCGATGGCGGCCGACGATCTGGTCCCGGCGCAGTGGGAGTACACGGCTCCGCTCATCGAACCGGAAGACCGCGACTCAGAACGAAGCCACGCCCAGAAGGACCCCACCGTTGTCTTCCACGACGGGCTGTGGCATGTCTTCATGACCGTGAAGCTGCAGGGACGTTCCGCCATCGAGCACTGCTCGTTCGCTCGATGGGAAGACGCCAATCGCTCCGACAGAACAATCCTCTCCATCAGCGACAGCGACTACTACTGCGCGCCGCAGGTCTTCTACTTCACTCCTCACCGCAAGTGGTACCTGATCTACCAGATGGGCGTTCCCGGCCAGAAGAAGATGTGGGTCGCCTGCTCGACCACCGACGACATCACCGACCCGCAGTCCTGGACGCAGGCCCGCCCGATTCTTGACGGAGGTCCCGATGATCCGCGCGAAGTCGGCGGCCTCGATTACTGGATCATCTGCGACGACGAGCGGGCGTACCTGTTCTTCACCAGCCTCGACGGCCGCATGTGGCGAATGTGGACGCCGATCTCCGAATTCCCCAACGGATTCGACCACTGCCAGGTGGCCCTGAAAGACCGAATCTTCGAGGCCAGCCACACGTACCGCCTCGAGGGACAGGACCGTTACCTGACGATCATCGAACAGAACGGTCGCCGCTACTTCAAGGCTTACGTCGCCGACCGACTGGACGGTCCATGGACCCCGATCGCCGACTCGGCCAAACGCCCCTTCGCCAGCTGGCACAACATCCGGCCGGCTGCCGGTGTCGACCGCTGGACCGACAACGTCAGCCATGGAGAACTGATACGTGCCGGCAGCGACGAGAGACTCGTTGTCGATCCCGACAACCTGCAGTTCGTGTTTCAGGGAATGCTGGAACGCGACAAGAGCAAACGCGGCTACGGGGCTTACTCGTGGCGGATCGGCATGCTCAGACCAATCTCGTCCGATGCTGCCGCCCCCGAGTAA
- a CDS encoding tetratricopeptide repeat protein → MSTPERLGPRDSTDQLLTGRQPTRQTAIPLSDSDEPGSERIDDDRPSNINLRLLIISVVLAVAAVVGVRTLHQVQMRRMAHRYYELYEDAWEKGELRTGVGYLRRYVELAPHETEAQFELVNAQAEAALDSNSSGLLFRAFLDAEETLRESPELDDLRSKVVDLSIRMGRLRDAIFHLKQLNARNPHNADRQLLLARCFEADGRMLEASSALRRVIELDPRRFNVYSRLARILHDHLDNRAAADSLLNELVSSNRRSPDALLVRARFRLGNGETDAALSDIQRAWQLAPTSRDVLVLAADVVAARTGTTNEAAGSLDFDQLRQRIDAALKETPDDVELLEAAARAEFMAGRLDVARARLEHAREHHPEKAHLIWMLADIHILEDNLDTARQLLKQLEEMNASSGLQTFLQARMAMNAREWLRARTLLDSIRIASIEQPMVRSQIELARARCYAELGQVLQQEQSYRKSIDHFSGTVEHVLGLADALRAQGRLEDAITELRRASAHPDIKLQLARLLFVRNLQLTSVLRKWDEIETLLNAVDAAKTDPAGVLLLRASVLAARDQHESARKLIEEEIARGGEDVRLWIGLSQLEQAAGNQDEALAVLETARQRLGDSPDLTRARIRYWSRRPPPEDGDPLKQIAAEVPKTVDLEVRHELLVQLASAWRARGDLDEAHRLLRQAAETRPDALQTWEALFDLAMLRGRNADARDCLEEIRRIEGPDGIQTKLCTARLYMLQARYGETERLSLARELLLDAAELLPGSARIRTLLAEVDEHLGRPDAAIEHYRAAIDMGETDPRVVRRLVDLLYARGRVVDAEVVVERMLERPLLQDSDFGRVAAIVSLHSARTVRAIELARKAVPEGSTNYADHLWLGQVYWAAAELDEAESSFRRALELARDQVQPWLGLASFLSGTGRSDEAAQLTDQIPEHLPPLDAAVATAQCFEMAGQIEAARTQYLEMLELKPDDAANCWLVASFLLRQDEVEEARKLLQRVIDLGEPPTVVIAARRAMAVLLAAQGTPTAHETAVEMIDRNLEVARSADDLRVKTRLLALRPSRSNHEEIVKILTELEREQSLTDEDTVRLARSYFAIGDSQRGEELMRVTIAGRRTSTDLLAGCLDLAFDNVPTSGDIQSWMDTLTSLEPKSFRTRELQIRQFAFLGQDDLAVQQISRILGDTPPSEQIETSLRTADALTRLIQNLENNGRSITADRLALEAEQLYRDVASAAPEHLLDLARYLSFRWRPAEALAVCQQAAESSPPEELAAAYVEIILMHGVESSTAAKIQKWFAEELERQPDAAILHLHFASFAQLIREYDLAIEHYRRTIELEPQTAAAYNELAVLLLLHERDADEALPAVRTAIEIQGSHPALLDTEAMVLIEMEQFEEASRLLERAIAEQPSPVYYFHLAQAVLPASRTSARHALQTGIRLGLQPAALHPLERNAFQQLASEFTGE, encoded by the coding sequence ATGAGCACACCAGAACGGCTCGGTCCGCGCGACTCGACGGACCAGCTCCTCACGGGCCGCCAGCCAACCCGCCAGACGGCAATTCCTCTCTCCGACTCGGACGAACCCGGTTCCGAGCGGATTGATGATGATCGTCCGTCCAATATCAACCTTCGGCTGCTGATTATCTCGGTCGTGCTGGCGGTTGCCGCAGTCGTTGGCGTCCGAACGCTGCATCAGGTCCAGATGCGGCGGATGGCCCACCGCTACTACGAACTCTATGAAGACGCGTGGGAGAAGGGAGAACTGCGGACAGGAGTGGGATATCTGCGGCGATACGTCGAGTTGGCCCCGCACGAGACAGAGGCTCAGTTCGAGCTCGTCAACGCCCAAGCCGAAGCCGCACTGGATTCGAACTCCTCCGGACTGCTCTTTCGGGCCTTTCTCGACGCTGAAGAGACGCTTCGCGAATCCCCCGAACTGGATGACCTGCGGTCGAAAGTCGTCGACCTGTCGATTCGCATGGGCCGCCTCAGAGATGCGATCTTTCACCTCAAGCAGCTCAATGCGCGCAACCCCCATAATGCGGACCGCCAGCTGCTCCTCGCGCGCTGTTTCGAGGCCGACGGCCGGATGCTCGAAGCGTCCAGTGCGCTTCGCCGGGTCATCGAACTCGATCCACGGCGGTTCAACGTATACAGTCGCCTCGCCCGCATCCTGCACGATCACCTCGACAACAGAGCCGCTGCCGACAGTCTGCTGAACGAGCTCGTCAGCTCTAACCGGCGATCTCCCGACGCCCTGCTCGTGCGGGCGCGGTTCCGCCTGGGCAACGGGGAGACCGACGCGGCCCTTTCGGATATTCAGCGCGCCTGGCAGCTCGCTCCCACCTCGCGGGATGTGCTCGTGCTGGCTGCGGATGTCGTCGCGGCCCGGACCGGCACTACCAACGAAGCCGCCGGCTCACTCGATTTCGATCAGCTGCGTCAGAGGATCGACGCGGCCCTCAAGGAGACTCCCGACGACGTCGAACTTCTCGAAGCGGCCGCCCGGGCCGAGTTCATGGCGGGGCGGCTCGATGTGGCACGTGCTCGGCTCGAACACGCACGGGAACATCACCCGGAAAAAGCACACCTGATCTGGATGCTCGCCGACATCCATATCCTCGAAGACAATCTGGACACGGCCCGCCAACTGCTCAAGCAGCTCGAGGAGATGAACGCATCCTCGGGACTTCAGACATTCCTGCAAGCCCGGATGGCGATGAATGCCCGGGAGTGGCTCCGGGCCCGCACCCTTCTCGATTCCATTCGTATCGCGTCGATCGAGCAACCGATGGTTCGCTCGCAGATCGAACTGGCCCGGGCGCGATGCTACGCCGAACTGGGTCAGGTTCTGCAGCAGGAGCAGAGCTACCGGAAGTCAATCGACCACTTTTCCGGGACGGTCGAGCATGTGCTCGGACTGGCCGATGCGCTGCGGGCCCAGGGACGCCTCGAAGACGCCATTACCGAGCTCCGCCGCGCCTCCGCGCACCCGGACATCAAGCTTCAGCTGGCCCGGCTGCTGTTCGTCAGGAACCTGCAGCTCACTTCGGTATTGCGGAAGTGGGATGAGATCGAAACGCTTCTCAACGCCGTCGATGCCGCGAAAACCGACCCGGCGGGTGTTCTTCTGCTGCGGGCCAGCGTTCTGGCAGCCCGCGATCAACACGAGTCGGCCCGCAAACTGATCGAAGAAGAGATCGCCCGCGGTGGGGAGGACGTTCGCCTCTGGATCGGCCTCAGTCAGCTCGAGCAGGCAGCCGGAAATCAGGACGAAGCGCTCGCCGTTCTCGAAACCGCACGCCAGCGGCTGGGGGATTCCCCCGACCTGACCCGCGCCCGGATCCGCTACTGGAGCCGGCGTCCCCCGCCAGAGGATGGGGATCCGCTCAAGCAAATCGCTGCAGAGGTTCCGAAGACGGTCGATCTCGAAGTCCGTCACGAGCTGCTCGTCCAGCTTGCTTCCGCCTGGCGGGCGCGCGGCGACCTCGACGAAGCACATCGCCTGCTCCGGCAGGCCGCGGAGACCAGACCGGATGCCCTGCAGACGTGGGAAGCCCTCTTCGACCTCGCGATGCTCCGCGGCCGCAATGCCGATGCCCGCGACTGCCTCGAAGAGATCCGTCGCATCGAGGGGCCCGACGGCATCCAGACGAAGCTCTGCACCGCCCGACTGTACATGCTGCAGGCGCGCTACGGGGAGACGGAGCGCCTCTCACTGGCCCGCGAGCTGTTGCTCGACGCGGCGGAACTCCTGCCCGGCTCGGCACGGATTCGAACACTCCTGGCCGAAGTGGACGAGCACCTGGGACGCCCCGATGCCGCCATCGAGCATTACCGCGCCGCGATTGACATGGGGGAAACCGATCCTCGTGTCGTCCGTCGACTGGTGGACCTGCTGTACGCCCGGGGACGCGTCGTCGACGCCGAGGTCGTTGTCGAACGGATGCTCGAGCGTCCGCTTCTTCAGGACAGCGACTTCGGTCGTGTGGCCGCCATCGTGTCGCTCCATTCGGCACGCACCGTCCGGGCCATCGAACTGGCCCGCAAGGCGGTCCCCGAAGGATCCACCAATTACGCCGACCATCTCTGGCTGGGTCAGGTTTACTGGGCCGCAGCCGAACTGGATGAAGCCGAGTCCTCATTCCGACGCGCTCTGGAACTGGCACGGGACCAGGTCCAGCCCTGGCTGGGACTTGCCAGCTTCCTCTCGGGCACCGGACGCTCCGACGAAGCGGCACAGCTGACGGATCAGATCCCCGAGCACCTCCCCCCGCTCGATGCGGCAGTCGCGACGGCTCAATGTTTCGAGATGGCTGGCCAGATCGAAGCGGCCCGCACACAGTACCTCGAGATGCTCGAACTGAAGCCCGACGACGCTGCGAACTGCTGGCTCGTCGCAAGCTTTCTCCTGCGTCAGGACGAGGTTGAAGAAGCCCGCAAGCTGCTTCAGCGCGTCATCGATCTCGGGGAGCCGCCCACGGTGGTTATCGCCGCGCGACGGGCGATGGCCGTGCTGCTCGCCGCACAGGGAACCCCGACCGCCCATGAAACAGCCGTCGAGATGATCGACCGGAATCTCGAAGTCGCCCGCTCGGCCGACGATCTGCGGGTCAAGACGCGACTGCTGGCATTGCGCCCGTCGCGCAGTAATCACGAAGAGATCGTCAAGATCCTCACGGAACTCGAACGCGAACAGTCTCTGACCGACGAGGACACCGTCCGGCTGGCCCGGTCCTACTTTGCCATCGGCGATTCCCAACGGGGCGAAGAGCTGATGCGCGTGACCATCGCCGGTCGCCGCACTTCGACAGACCTGCTCGCCGGTTGCCTCGACCTGGCCTTCGACAACGTCCCCACCTCGGGCGACATTCAAAGCTGGATGGACACTTTGACGTCCCTCGAGCCGAAGTCGTTCCGCACGCGGGAGCTGCAGATCCGGCAATTTGCGTTCCTGGGACAGGACGATCTCGCCGTTCAGCAGATCAGCCGGATCCTCGGGGATACTCCCCCATCCGAACAGATTGAAACGTCGCTTCGAACCGCCGACGCACTGACGCGGCTGATCCAGAACCTCGAAAACAACGGCCGCTCGATCACGGCCGACCGGCTGGCCCTCGAAGCCGAGCAGTTGTATCGCGATGTCGCCAGCGCCGCTCCGGAACATCTGCTCGATCTGGCGCGGTATCTCAGTTTCCGATGGCGGCCGGCCGAGGCACTCGCCGTCTGCCAGCAGGCCGCCGAATCCAGTCCGCCTGAAGAACTTGCCGCCGCCTACGTCGAGATCATCCTGATGCACGGCGTGGAGTCATCCACTGCCGCGAAGATCCAGAAGTGGTTCGCCGAGGAACTGGAGCGGCAACCGGATGCGGCCATTCTGCACCTCCACTTCGCCAGCTTCGCTCAGCTGATCCGCGAATACGATCTGGCCATAGAGCACTACCGCCGGACCATCGAACTCGAACCGCAGACGGCCGCCGCCTACAACGAACTGGCGGTCCTGCTGCTGCTGCACGAAAGAGATGCCGACGAGGCGCTTCCTGCCGTCCGAACCGCGATCGAGATTCAGGGTTCGCACCCGGCACTGCTCGACACCGAGGCCATGGTGCTGATTGAGATGGAGCAGTTCGAAGAAGCATCCCGGTTGCTCGAGCGGGCCATCGCCGAACAGCCTTCACCGGTCTACTACTTTCACCTCGCGCAGGCCGTGCTCCCCGCGAGCCGGACCTCGGCCCGCCATGCATTGCAGACCGGGATTCGCCTGGGACTGCAGCCCGCAGCACTGCATCCGCTCGAACGGAATGCCTTCCAGCAACTCGCCAGCGAATTTACGGGCGAGTAG
- a CDS encoding PEP-CTERM sorting domain-containing protein, with protein sequence MKVRNLTKKLIAFLSLLLVSVQADAGTLLFSTTVDPPGSNVDGATVSAEFSEVSGGQFTLTLTYISADVAGKFDNVAVMTGFVWQADSSAKIEAESAVVATGSQLVKLDKPSKSAVPYSPQFTDVSPYWGFDPDLVGAGTAGGGGSGLPDGTFGSHNLIGDGGSPGGVDYGLVPVLAPGDDYWVTQSPVIESSLVLTFTVTEGTFNPLTDVTSGSFLFGSELNVRSAGGPIIDDTTVVPEPSSLALLGMGLATVAGGRWRKRRRGTNPQD encoded by the coding sequence GTGAAGGTTCGCAACCTGACGAAGAAGTTGATCGCATTCCTGAGCTTGTTGCTCGTATCGGTCCAGGCGGATGCAGGAACACTCCTGTTCTCGACCACGGTCGATCCGCCCGGCAGTAACGTTGACGGTGCAACCGTCTCGGCCGAGTTTTCAGAAGTCTCGGGAGGCCAGTTCACCCTCACGCTGACTTACATCTCGGCGGATGTCGCAGGCAAGTTCGACAACGTCGCGGTGATGACCGGTTTCGTCTGGCAGGCGGACAGCTCTGCCAAGATCGAAGCAGAATCGGCCGTCGTCGCAACCGGCTCGCAGTTGGTGAAACTGGACAAGCCTTCCAAGTCAGCTGTTCCTTACTCCCCGCAGTTCACCGACGTCAGTCCCTACTGGGGATTCGACCCCGACCTCGTCGGTGCCGGTACGGCCGGGGGCGGCGGATCGGGACTTCCGGATGGAACATTCGGATCGCACAACCTGATCGGAGATGGCGGCAGCCCCGGAGGCGTCGACTACGGACTGGTCCCCGTCCTCGCTCCGGGTGATGATTACTGGGTGACTCAGTCTCCCGTCATCGAGTCCTCCCTGGTCCTGACATTCACCGTGACCGAAGGGACGTTCAACCCGCTGACCGACGTTACGAGCGGTAGTTTTCTATTCGGCTCGGAGTTGAACGTGCGTTCTGCCGGCGGACCAATCATCGACGACACGACGGTGGTTCCGGAACCCTCCTCTCTGGCGCTGCTGGGGATGGGCCTGGCAACCGTCGCAGGTGGCCGGTGGCGGAAACGTCGTCGCGGGACCAATCCGCAGGACTGA